Proteins found in one Deltaproteobacteria bacterium IMCC39524 genomic segment:
- the panC gene encoding pantoate--beta-alanine ligase encodes MEIISDIKSMQNRCLAARAAGQTITFVPTMGFLHEGHLSLLREGRKRGDLLVLSIFVNPTQFGHGEDLDRYPRDFERDESLARECGVDLLFYPDAEAIYPPGYATYVAVEGPLTTTLEGACRPTHFRGVTTVVTKLFNIVMPHVALFGRKDFQQLAVISRMTADLNLLIDIVGLPIIREEDGLAMSSRNVYLSKDERQQALVVNSTLRQAAEMAQNGESDAEKILTMAQGRLHAEADLNIDYVKICNAQSLEEVSTIDHESVMLLAVSVGKTRLIDNGNLIS; translated from the coding sequence ATGGAAATAATCTCAGATATCAAATCAATGCAGAACCGCTGTCTGGCCGCCAGGGCCGCTGGGCAAACAATCACCTTCGTGCCGACCATGGGTTTTTTGCATGAAGGCCATCTCTCCCTGTTGCGCGAAGGGCGCAAGCGTGGCGATTTGCTGGTTCTGTCGATCTTTGTGAATCCGACCCAGTTCGGTCATGGAGAAGATCTTGACCGTTATCCGCGTGACTTTGAGCGTGATGAGAGTCTGGCACGAGAGTGTGGAGTCGATCTGCTTTTTTATCCCGATGCCGAAGCGATATACCCACCAGGGTATGCTACCTACGTTGCTGTCGAAGGCCCTTTGACGACAACCCTCGAAGGGGCATGTCGGCCGACCCACTTCCGCGGTGTCACCACCGTGGTGACCAAACTCTTCAACATTGTCATGCCGCACGTCGCTCTTTTCGGACGCAAGGATTTTCAACAGTTGGCAGTGATAAGCCGCATGACCGCTGATCTTAACCTGCTGATAGATATTGTTGGTCTGCCGATCATTCGCGAAGAAGACGGTCTGGCTATGAGCTCGCGCAACGTGTATCTATCCAAAGATGAGAGGCAGCAGGCGTTGGTTGTTAATAGCACCTTGCGTCAAGCGGCCGAGATGGCTCAGAATGGAGAGTCAGATGCCGAAAAGATTCTGACCATGGCCCAGGGTCGTTTGCATGCCGAGGCCGATCTGAACATTGATTACGTAAAGATCTGCAATGCGCAGAGTCTTGAAGAGGTCTCTACAATTGATCACGAATCGGTCATGTTGTTGGCGGTTTCTGTTGGTAAAACCCGCTTGATCGATAACGGCAACCTCATCTCTTAG
- the rsmA gene encoding 16S rRNA (adenine(1518)-N(6)/adenine(1519)-N(6))-dimethyltransferase RsmA — MSNPRPRKRFGQNFLHDQHVLDRIVAAAELQETDRVLEIGPGPGALTTRLLASGLPVLAVEIDRDLAKALEERDEANLEVKTGDVLRFNWSELLTQPPYKLIANLPYNISSQILFKVLEHRHAFSCLVLMFQKEVGQRLVASEGSRNYGILSVLMQTWFHVERIIKVPPGAFFPPPKVDSVVLRMMPLSKPRVDVHNEALYRKLVKSAFAQRRKTVRNSLLGSGWQAEQIDQAFEITKIDPGRRGETFTIEEFGALANLLYSINGENVLS, encoded by the coding sequence ATGAGTAATCCCCGGCCCAGAAAACGTTTCGGCCAGAACTTCTTGCATGATCAGCATGTGTTGGATCGTATTGTCGCGGCCGCAGAGCTGCAAGAGACAGATCGGGTCCTCGAGATAGGTCCTGGACCGGGGGCTCTGACCACGCGTCTTTTGGCATCGGGCTTGCCGGTTCTCGCTGTGGAGATTGATCGTGACCTGGCAAAGGCTTTAGAGGAACGCGACGAGGCAAACCTTGAAGTCAAGACCGGGGATGTGTTGCGTTTCAATTGGTCGGAGCTGTTAACACAACCTCCTTACAAGTTGATCGCCAACCTGCCTTACAATATCTCCAGTCAGATTCTTTTCAAAGTTCTCGAGCATCGGCATGCTTTCAGCTGTCTGGTGCTGATGTTCCAGAAGGAAGTTGGTCAGCGCCTGGTCGCTTCAGAAGGCTCGCGCAACTACGGCATTCTTTCGGTTCTCATGCAGACCTGGTTTCATGTTGAAAGGATCATCAAGGTCCCGCCGGGTGCTTTTTTCCCCCCTCCCAAGGTCGATTCCGTCGTCTTGCGCATGATGCCTTTGTCGAAGCCGCGTGTGGATGTGCATAACGAAGCCCTTTATCGCAAATTGGTCAAGAGCGCTTTTGCTCAGCGTCGTAAAACCGTGCGCAACAGCTTGCTCGGGTCAGGGTGGCAGGCAGAACAGATTGATCAGGCCTTTGAAATTACCAAAATTGACCCGGGTCGTCGTGGAGAAACCTTTACCATCGAGGAGTTTGGTGCCTTGGCAAATCTGCTGTACTCCATTAATGGAGAAAACGTTTTGAGTTGA
- a CDS encoding DUF2062 domain-containing protein produces MWRGVGVIRQVKLTVVRFVRLRGLPDEIAKGVALGIFIGMTPTFGFQMAIAIFFAYLLRENRLAAVLGVWVTNPVTAPFIYAAEYEFGRRLLGMERFALPSELTWKAYSTLGWEVLFPMWFCSIIFGVIFGFLAYQSTLRLIPVVKNWRVPRWPRRHWHKKFKNRGTERETSDDEKL; encoded by the coding sequence ATGTGGCGCGGAGTCGGGGTTATCCGGCAAGTTAAATTGACGGTAGTACGCTTTGTCCGTCTGCGTGGTCTACCGGATGAGATTGCCAAGGGGGTTGCCCTTGGTATCTTTATTGGTATGACTCCAACCTTCGGTTTCCAGATGGCGATCGCCATCTTCTTCGCTTATCTTCTTCGTGAAAATCGTCTTGCTGCAGTCCTTGGTGTATGGGTCACCAATCCTGTCACGGCACCTTTTATCTATGCTGCTGAATATGAATTTGGTCGTCGCCTGCTTGGTATGGAGCGCTTTGCATTGCCTTCGGAATTAACCTGGAAGGCTTATTCGACCCTTGGCTGGGAAGTTCTTTTTCCCATGTGGTTTTGCAGTATTATTTTTGGAGTGATTTTCGGTTTTCTTGCTTACCAATCAACCTTGCGACTGATTCCCGTGGTTAAAAACTGGCGCGTGCCACGTTGGCCCCGTCGACACTGGCATAAGAAATTCAAAAATCGCGGCACGGAACGTGAGACGAGTGATGATGAAAAGCTATGA
- the panB gene encoding 3-methyl-2-oxobutanoate hydroxymethyltransferase, with translation MSETTKKTTTVLSLQAMKARGEKITVLTAYDYPFARIMDQAGVDVILVGDSAGSVFAGYDNTLPVTMDEMIYHTRAVVRGTGQALVVADMPFMSYQVDLADARRNAGRLIKEGGAHAVKLEGGVNVAETIRSIVAMDVPVVAHIGLTPQSIHRMGGFRVQGREEAQANQLLADARAVADAGACAVVLEGIPAELAKEISVELTIPTIGIGAGVDCDGQVLVIHDILGLCEKYSPKFVKRFADVSGTIREGIDDYIREVKDGSFPGPEHSF, from the coding sequence TTGAGTGAAACAACTAAAAAGACAACGACAGTCCTTTCTCTGCAGGCCATGAAAGCCCGTGGTGAGAAGATTACGGTCCTGACTGCCTACGATTATCCTTTCGCCCGCATCATGGATCAGGCCGGGGTGGATGTGATCCTGGTTGGTGATTCTGCGGGCTCCGTGTTCGCTGGTTACGATAACACTCTGCCGGTCACCATGGACGAGATGATCTACCATACCCGCGCTGTGGTTCGTGGAACCGGTCAGGCTCTGGTTGTTGCCGATATGCCTTTCATGTCCTATCAGGTCGATCTTGCTGATGCACGTCGTAATGCCGGCCGTCTGATCAAAGAGGGCGGGGCTCATGCTGTCAAGCTCGAAGGTGGCGTCAACGTCGCCGAGACGATCAGGTCAATTGTTGCTATGGATGTACCGGTAGTCGCGCATATCGGTTTGACGCCACAGTCGATTCACCGCATGGGAGGTTTTCGTGTCCAGGGCCGTGAAGAGGCCCAGGCAAATCAGTTGCTGGCAGATGCCCGTGCGGTTGCCGATGCCGGCGCCTGCGCCGTAGTTCTCGAAGGGATTCCCGCAGAGCTCGCTAAAGAAATCTCAGTAGAGTTGACGATTCCGACGATTGGCATCGGTGCCGGGGTCGATTGTGACGGTCAGGTTCTGGTGATTCACGATATCCTCGGACTCTGCGAGAAATACTCGCCGAAGTTTGTCAAACGCTTCGCCGATGTCTCAGGAACGATTCGCGAAGGGATTGATGATTATATCCGTGAAGTGAAGGATGGGAGTTTCCCGGGCCCGGAGCATTCGTTTTAG
- a CDS encoding peptidylprolyl isomerase: MDQLVATVNGSPIDDKALNAAMQSLAQEQFHATLDEVPLESHEELSAMALERLIARELIFQAALAEGVVADDDAVEDESARILRMMGNPADFWKRLAERGMDEATFLRMVRKDVTVDQMSVCKCREIEDPTEAEIKDFFFSHPDQLRGQERVRASHILLPVDPDDPEKSLEHAKTIKLKAIQEDFAEIAKAHSLCASAPGGGELGFIRREDVDPTFADAAFSQIVDEVGEPVRTPYGYHLIKVVEREIPAPPTLDEARDKIIAFLKQAKSSKLLEEWVGTLRQGAEIVIHDN, encoded by the coding sequence ATGGACCAGCTGGTCGCGACCGTAAACGGGTCGCCCATAGATGATAAAGCCCTCAATGCGGCGATGCAGAGTCTTGCCCAGGAGCAGTTTCATGCCACCTTGGATGAAGTTCCGCTTGAGTCCCACGAAGAACTCAGCGCAATGGCCCTGGAACGTCTGATTGCAAGGGAATTGATTTTCCAGGCAGCTTTGGCTGAAGGCGTTGTTGCAGATGATGACGCTGTTGAAGATGAATCTGCGAGAATTTTGCGCATGATGGGCAACCCGGCGGATTTCTGGAAACGCCTGGCCGAGCGAGGTATGGATGAAGCGACTTTCCTGAGGATGGTACGCAAGGATGTTACGGTTGACCAGATGTCGGTGTGTAAATGCCGTGAGATCGAAGATCCGACCGAGGCAGAGATCAAAGACTTCTTCTTTTCGCATCCTGATCAACTGCGCGGGCAGGAGCGGGTACGTGCAAGCCATATCCTGCTTCCTGTGGATCCAGATGATCCTGAGAAATCCCTTGAACATGCCAAGACGATCAAGCTTAAAGCGATTCAGGAGGATTTTGCCGAGATTGCCAAGGCCCATTCCCTCTGTGCCAGCGCACCGGGAGGCGGCGAGTTGGGTTTTATCCGTCGTGAGGATGTCGACCCGACCTTCGCTGACGCGGCCTTCAGCCAGATCGTTGATGAAGTCGGTGAGCCGGTCAGAACTCCCTACGGTTATCACCTGATTAAGGTCGTAGAACGTGAAATCCCTGCGCCACCGACTCTGGATGAAGCCCGCGACAAGATCATTGCTTTTCTGAAACAGGCCAAGAGTTCCAAACTCCTGGAAGAGTGGGTCGGCACACTGCGTCAGGGAGCGGAGATCGTTATTCACGATAATTAA
- a CDS encoding flavin reductase family protein, with the protein MLKRQLGACVTFFPQPTTLIATQNGEGEVNLMMASWVGIVSKTPPTIAVSLNRDRHTYANIKANGTFSVNVVPAKMAQAADACGLASGKKVDKQKLTALEVSPGTLEGVSLVDESPLNVECRYVSEVELGDYRLVLGEIVEIHACEEAFNEQGEADVKVFDPLVYLGGMREYWSLGKKEADAYRAGLVLLDKDEPLRRFK; encoded by the coding sequence TTGCTGAAAAGACAACTCGGTGCTTGCGTCACCTTTTTCCCACAACCAACCACCCTGATCGCAACCCAGAACGGCGAGGGTGAGGTTAACTTGATGATGGCGTCCTGGGTGGGGATCGTCAGTAAAACCCCGCCAACCATTGCTGTCTCGCTGAATCGTGATCGTCATACCTATGCCAACATCAAGGCCAATGGAACCTTTTCGGTTAACGTGGTCCCTGCAAAGATGGCGCAGGCCGCAGATGCTTGTGGGCTGGCCTCGGGCAAGAAGGTTGATAAGCAGAAGTTGACCGCTCTGGAAGTTTCTCCCGGAACGCTCGAGGGTGTTTCTCTGGTTGATGAGTCACCACTCAATGTGGAATGTCGCTACGTAAGCGAAGTTGAGCTGGGTGACTATCGCCTAGTCTTAGGTGAAATCGTTGAAATTCATGCCTGTGAGGAAGCCTTTAATGAGCAGGGTGAAGCCGACGTGAAAGTCTTTGACCCACTCGTTTATTTGGGTGGAATGCGCGAATACTGGTCTTTGGGTAAAAAAGAGGCCGATGCTTATCGTGCAGGCCTTGTTTTACTTGATAAGGACGAGCCACTTAGACGTTTTAAGTAA
- the tsaD gene encoding tRNA (adenosine(37)-N6)-threonylcarbamoyltransferase complex transferase subunit TsaD — translation MLVLCIESSCDETSAAVIRDGSELLSNVVASQVDVHSRFGGVVPELASRKHVEAISVVINSALEEAGVTVDQLEGIGVTRGPGLIGALLVGLSTAKAMAWSLDIPLAAVHHMEGHILAPMLEEDPPDFPFLALAVSGGHTHLYRVDGIGRYKTLGQTLDDAAGEAYDKVAKLLGLGYPGGAVIDQLSGQGRPDAIDFPRPMLHKKNFDFSFSGLKTAVLQHVEKYEGAIDEQQLADIAASFQAAVVEVLTRKTLSAAKAEGLQRIVVAGGVACNTGLRGRFKELSSKHDVKVFFPSPALCGDNAAMLGVPANYYLEKGRHADDSANALANWTLDTVAADGI, via the coding sequence ATGTTAGTCCTCTGTATCGAATCCTCATGCGATGAAACCTCGGCGGCCGTTATCCGTGATGGCTCGGAGTTGCTGTCGAATGTTGTCGCCTCGCAGGTTGATGTGCATTCCCGTTTCGGCGGCGTGGTGCCGGAATTGGCCTCCCGCAAGCATGTCGAAGCTATTTCTGTGGTCATTAATTCCGCACTGGAAGAAGCCGGAGTTACGGTTGACCAGCTTGAAGGCATTGGCGTCACACGCGGCCCTGGCCTGATAGGCGCTCTTCTGGTTGGCTTGTCGACGGCCAAGGCCATGGCCTGGTCTCTGGATATCCCTCTGGCAGCCGTACATCACATGGAGGGGCACATTCTTGCTCCGATGCTGGAAGAAGACCCCCCTGATTTCCCTTTTCTCGCACTGGCCGTGTCCGGAGGGCACACCCACCTTTACCGTGTTGATGGTATCGGTCGTTATAAAACCCTGGGACAAACCCTTGATGATGCTGCTGGCGAGGCTTATGACAAGGTGGCAAAACTGCTTGGCCTAGGATATCCTGGCGGAGCTGTCATCGACCAACTGTCAGGACAAGGTCGTCCTGACGCCATCGATTTTCCGCGTCCGATGCTGCACAAAAAGAACTTCGATTTCAGCTTCAGCGGTCTTAAAACCGCAGTCCTGCAACATGTCGAAAAGTATGAAGGTGCCATTGATGAACAACAGTTGGCAGATATTGCTGCCAGCTTTCAGGCTGCGGTGGTCGAGGTCTTGACCCGCAAGACTCTAAGCGCTGCCAAGGCAGAAGGTCTGCAGCGCATTGTCGTTGCCGGTGGAGTCGCCTGTAACACCGGCCTGCGTGGCCGGTTTAAAGAGCTTTCCAGCAAGCATGATGTTAAAGTGTTTTTCCCGAGCCCGGCGTTGTGCGGTGACAATGCAGCCATGCTCGGTGTTCCTGCAAATTACTATCTTGAGAAGGGCCGCCACGCCGATGACAGCGCCAATGCTCTTGCGAACTGGACGCTGGATACGGTTGCTGCAGACGGAATCTGA
- a CDS encoding NAD-glutamate dehydrogenase, translating to MELIIEEHGKSFGKAHQARIADLKRLLKTHPSREDAQNLLALADSLLVYSHSQALLKRSGSELLEWLQSFLNFLRQRDQDVNVAYFRPPNSGSSFLLVNAPDVPYLVDSLKTILQHLPQRAMVISHPILNINRKDGVLAGIGEQFVDGQLESFIIVQFEGVRDLDTTSVEEEIRRVFQIAETVGRQRKDLNQSLQKLALLDESQEQKDFTEWLLNGNFICFGHASVEVLNLNGKTAKFRLIEAPLGWLPDTLLAQVDGAKKTPEFTKRAKKILARKNPLVVEILQEISPIYQQDNLIYLGFRECCKSDRRIEHIYVGLFSQNSVSELASNVLPLKTKLLAALNRQHVPSESYDYRKVVEIFNTFPKVEMFFLSNKALDRLVQSFVSLQRQQSVKLVVTRSLSLRGVTLLVIMPRDYYSRDAVRRMESYLGRFLSAQHVSSREVHFYSEYVSLHFRVVPEDDQIRIDVDALQKVLTDLARPWEEKLRLLILRGAEGRVGLNLWNRYADSFPKDYKELIHPRFAIRDVRAIEQLLATGDDGFDLWGPFQERQEFYRLQFYSLKESYLNELMPFLENLALAVVDEVDFFLEVDGRTIYVKSFAVRNSYPDGQPLAAQRDNLLKTLTGLRKGRIEDDYLNRLMVLTGLDWQEVDVFRAYRNYYFQLGNPFTKRRVAFTLINNPQAALLLYRYFEARFQPSTDWQDSIQREEEALMPIRMELAQTLDQIRDINEDRILRSLFNLIDSTVRTNFFIRRDDPDYFLSFKISSIGVIDMPLPRSMYDTYVHSATMEGVHLRGGKVARGGIRWSDRPDDFRTEVLGLMKTQMTKNALIVPVGSKGGFIVKTPFTTREEGGELSRQAYITLMRGLLDLVDNRVAGEIVGPTGLVVYDDEDPYLVVAADKGTAHLPDTANAVSLDYNFWLGDAFASGGSVGYDHKKLGITARGAWECVKRHFRELGKDIQNEAFTVVGIGDMSGDVFGNGMLLSKKTCLLAAFNHMHIFLDPDPDTAKSWKERKRLFDRPRSTWADYNSALISEGGGVWERASKEIPLSPAIRKWLGVRHTTMEGDELIRRLLLADVELLWNGGIGTYVKSSQEKNLDVGDRANDNVRVSASQVKAKVIGEGGNLGLTQHGRIEYAMCGGMINTDAIDNSAGVDTSDHEVNLKIFFQTLREAGVIKTERTRNHRLQEVEEDVCHMVLANNYTQSQCLSLDLRRCQYDIDPFVALSERLVNTGLLDRKGESLPSLKELTARGCGYLRPELSILLAYSKMHLYQTLLESELPDQESTQIFLQQYFPDKTRKRYSSQIKNHPLRREIIATMITNRIVDQAGCAFLNTLVQQSGATIIQGVAAYLVFDEVLNGDAIRKQVAAVDNKMSSARQYELLEGLERSLAGLCRQIFEQVLPMRLDKASVKDYRQRLNVFRTHLVELLPEAEWQVCKDAAKVIVKEGFPEEMALEMASFRYLAGFLPAVHIVEKTGADLLQVTAAVGEMRLRLKISQVMESLNEYTPHDHWDRAALVSLRSAFIKQAIKLTRSVVAAGQGTDAFLAGKRQRLDAYLSLVETLHSAPPSTTSLYVVLLRALEAIED from the coding sequence ATGGAACTGATTATTGAAGAGCATGGTAAAAGTTTCGGCAAGGCACATCAGGCCAGAATTGCCGATCTGAAGAGGTTGTTAAAGACCCATCCCTCCCGAGAAGATGCCCAAAACTTGTTAGCCCTGGCTGATTCTCTGCTGGTTTACAGCCACTCTCAGGCTTTACTCAAACGCTCCGGTTCTGAATTGCTGGAGTGGCTTCAGTCGTTTCTTAATTTCCTGCGTCAGCGCGATCAAGACGTCAATGTCGCCTATTTTAGACCGCCCAACTCCGGGTCTTCTTTTCTCCTTGTCAATGCTCCCGATGTCCCTTACCTGGTCGACTCGTTAAAAACCATCCTGCAGCATCTGCCGCAGCGAGCCATGGTAATTTCCCATCCGATATTAAACATTAATCGCAAGGACGGAGTTCTTGCCGGTATTGGCGAGCAGTTCGTTGATGGCCAACTGGAATCTTTTATAATTGTCCAGTTTGAAGGTGTCCGAGATCTTGATACGACTTCTGTCGAGGAAGAGATCCGCCGGGTATTTCAGATTGCCGAGACGGTAGGGCGACAACGCAAAGATTTGAATCAGAGCCTGCAGAAACTCGCTCTGCTGGACGAGAGCCAAGAACAGAAAGATTTCACTGAATGGCTGTTGAACGGAAACTTTATCTGCTTCGGCCATGCCTCGGTTGAAGTCCTGAATCTTAACGGGAAAACCGCTAAATTTCGATTGATTGAAGCACCTTTGGGATGGTTGCCGGACACTCTTCTTGCCCAGGTTGACGGCGCCAAGAAAACCCCGGAATTTACCAAGCGCGCTAAAAAAATTCTGGCACGCAAGAACCCGCTAGTCGTTGAAATCCTTCAGGAGATCAGCCCGATTTATCAGCAGGATAACCTGATCTATCTTGGCTTCAGGGAATGTTGCAAATCGGACAGAAGGATTGAGCATATTTATGTCGGGCTCTTTTCGCAAAATAGCGTTAGCGAACTGGCCAGCAACGTTCTGCCATTGAAAACCAAGCTACTGGCGGCTTTAAACCGTCAACATGTGCCGAGCGAAAGTTACGACTATCGTAAGGTTGTTGAAATCTTCAATACCTTTCCCAAGGTGGAGATGTTTTTCCTGTCCAACAAGGCGCTCGACCGCCTGGTGCAGTCATTTGTCAGTTTGCAAAGGCAACAATCGGTCAAGTTGGTCGTGACCCGTAGCCTCAGTCTGCGAGGTGTCACTCTGCTGGTCATCATGCCGCGTGATTATTACAGTCGTGATGCGGTGCGGCGCATGGAGTCTTACCTGGGTCGTTTTCTTTCGGCGCAGCATGTCTCATCGCGTGAAGTTCATTTCTATTCCGAGTATGTCAGCTTGCACTTCCGTGTTGTGCCCGAGGATGACCAGATCAGAATCGATGTTGATGCTCTGCAGAAGGTGCTGACGGATCTTGCACGACCCTGGGAGGAGAAACTGCGTCTACTGATCTTGCGTGGGGCAGAGGGTCGTGTCGGGTTGAACTTGTGGAACCGTTACGCAGACTCTTTCCCGAAAGATTATAAAGAATTGATCCACCCTCGTTTTGCCATAAGGGATGTTCGCGCCATTGAGCAACTGCTAGCAACCGGCGATGACGGCTTTGATCTATGGGGCCCTTTCCAGGAGCGGCAGGAGTTCTACCGATTGCAATTCTACAGTCTTAAGGAAAGTTACCTTAACGAGTTGATGCCTTTTCTTGAGAACCTCGCTCTGGCCGTTGTGGATGAAGTTGATTTCTTCCTTGAGGTCGATGGGCGTACTATCTATGTGAAAAGTTTCGCGGTTCGAAACAGCTACCCTGATGGCCAGCCGCTTGCGGCCCAACGAGATAACCTGCTGAAAACGCTGACCGGGCTGCGCAAGGGACGTATTGAGGATGATTACCTGAATCGACTCATGGTTCTGACCGGCCTTGACTGGCAGGAAGTCGATGTTTTCAGAGCTTATCGAAACTATTACTTCCAGCTGGGCAATCCTTTCACAAAACGCCGCGTTGCCTTTACCCTCATCAACAACCCGCAAGCCGCCTTGCTCCTCTATCGCTACTTTGAAGCTCGTTTTCAACCGAGCACGGATTGGCAGGACTCCATACAGCGTGAAGAAGAAGCGCTCATGCCGATCCGCATGGAGCTGGCGCAGACGCTGGATCAGATTCGGGATATCAACGAAGATCGTATCCTGCGTAGCTTGTTCAATCTAATTGATTCCACGGTGCGGACCAATTTCTTTATAAGACGAGACGACCCGGATTATTTCCTCTCTTTCAAGATCAGCTCGATTGGTGTTATCGACATGCCGTTACCGCGATCGATGTACGATACCTACGTGCATTCCGCAACCATGGAAGGTGTCCACCTAAGAGGAGGCAAAGTCGCCCGCGGGGGCATTCGCTGGTCTGATCGTCCGGATGATTTCCGCACCGAGGTCTTGGGTCTGATGAAGACCCAGATGACCAAGAACGCCCTGATCGTGCCGGTAGGCTCTAAAGGTGGGTTTATCGTCAAGACACCATTTACCACGCGCGAAGAAGGGGGAGAGCTCTCACGCCAGGCCTATATCACACTGATGCGCGGTCTCCTGGATCTGGTCGATAACCGGGTGGCTGGCGAGATCGTCGGGCCGACCGGTCTGGTGGTCTATGACGATGAAGATCCTTACCTCGTGGTTGCCGCAGATAAAGGCACAGCCCACCTGCCGGATACCGCCAACGCTGTCAGCCTCGATTACAACTTCTGGTTGGGTGATGCCTTTGCCAGTGGCGGTTCAGTTGGTTATGACCATAAGAAACTCGGCATCACAGCGCGTGGAGCCTGGGAGTGCGTGAAGCGACACTTCCGTGAACTTGGTAAAGATATCCAGAATGAAGCCTTCACCGTGGTTGGTATTGGTGACATGAGCGGCGACGTGTTCGGTAATGGCATGCTGCTTTCAAAAAAGACGTGCCTGCTCGCGGCGTTCAACCATATGCACATCTTCCTCGATCCTGACCCGGATACAGCAAAGTCATGGAAAGAGCGCAAGAGGCTGTTTGATAGGCCCCGTTCGACCTGGGCTGATTATAATAGCGCCCTGATTTCAGAGGGTGGTGGAGTCTGGGAGCGGGCGTCCAAGGAGATCCCGCTCTCTCCGGCAATCAGGAAGTGGCTGGGTGTTCGTCACACAACCATGGAAGGTGATGAGCTGATCAGGAGGTTACTGCTTGCCGATGTTGAGCTGTTGTGGAATGGCGGTATCGGCACCTATGTCAAATCGTCTCAGGAGAAGAATCTCGACGTCGGTGATCGCGCTAACGATAACGTACGTGTCAGTGCCTCACAGGTTAAAGCCAAGGTCATCGGTGAGGGGGGGAATCTCGGCCTGACTCAGCACGGACGTATCGAATATGCCATGTGTGGTGGCATGATTAATACCGATGCCATTGATAACTCGGCGGGAGTCGATACCTCCGACCATGAAGTCAATCTGAAGATATTCTTCCAGACCTTGCGTGAAGCCGGGGTGATCAAAACCGAACGGACCAGGAACCATCGTCTTCAGGAGGTCGAAGAGGATGTTTGCCATATGGTTTTGGCCAACAACTACACGCAGAGTCAATGTCTATCTCTCGACTTAAGAAGGTGCCAGTATGATATCGACCCCTTCGTTGCACTCTCCGAGAGATTAGTGAACACTGGCTTGCTCGATCGTAAAGGCGAGTCCCTGCCCTCGCTTAAGGAGCTTACTGCTCGCGGCTGTGGCTATCTGCGTCCGGAACTGTCGATCCTGCTTGCTTACAGCAAGATGCACCTCTATCAAACTCTTCTTGAAAGTGAGTTGCCCGACCAGGAGTCGACCCAAATCTTTCTACAACAGTATTTCCCGGATAAAACCCGCAAGCGCTACAGTAGCCAGATCAAAAATCATCCTTTGCGACGAGAGATCATCGCCACCATGATTACCAACCGGATTGTGGATCAGGCCGGTTGTGCCTTTCTGAATACCCTGGTACAGCAATCAGGTGCGACCATCATCCAAGGGGTCGCTGCCTACCTGGTCTTTGACGAAGTCCTGAATGGCGACGCCATTCGTAAACAGGTTGCGGCTGTGGACAACAAAATGTCTTCAGCGCGTCAATATGAGCTTCTCGAGGGGCTTGAAAGATCTCTGGCAGGACTCTGCCGTCAGATCTTCGAACAGGTCTTGCCGATGCGCCTTGATAAGGCTAGCGTCAAAGATTATCGCCAGCGCCTGAACGTCTTCCGTACCCATCTTGTCGAACTGCTCCCAGAGGCAGAATGGCAGGTGTGTAAAGATGCCGCGAAAGTTATTGTAAAAGAAGGCTTCCCCGAAGAAATGGCCCTGGAAATGGCAAGTTTCCGTTACCTGGCCGGGTTCTTGCCGGCAGTCCACATTGTTGAAAAAACCGGAGCCGATCTGCTGCAAGTGACTGCTGCGGTTGGTGAAATGCGTCTGCGCCTGAAAATTTCCCAGGTTATGGAAAGTCTCAACGAATATACACCGCACGATCATTGGGACAGGGCTGCATTGGTCAGCTTGCGCAGCGCATTCATCAAGCAGGCCATTAAACTGACCCGAAGCGTCGTGGCTGCAGGGCAGGGCACGGATGCTTTCCTGGCGGGTAAACGACAACGCCTTGATGCTTATCTTTCCCTCGTAGAAACCTTGCACTCTGCTCCGCCGTCAACGACCAGCCTGTATGTTGTCCTTTTACGTGCACTTGAGGCTATTGAAGATTAG